The Deinococcus koreensis genome window below encodes:
- a CDS encoding alpha/beta fold hydrolase: MKNFAHLTAIASAALLLASCNQQKPVDDPLKPFTGQTLNWVACDPTVLGIPAEARVGGDEQTPLTLQDIYNDLGDRLKCADVKVPLDWANPGRGTATMSVIRTAAATPAKRQGIIAFNPGGPGGDGLIFAPLYGYAWGKADQKNAIGRNLKAMADGYDLIGFSPRGVGNSTRLYCGTNELVDPLRPPASDRSEKNIQTMIRFGQLSAKACQKNPVTPFINTDATVRDLDLMRQLLGEQKLNYIGYSYGTWLGSWYAKRFPQNSGKMLLDGNTDFSSNFEETFKLQPRAFERDFRDVVAPYLSRINTAVFGESPMTAQQIYAREQALGEPLRFIVGYEIAGSMYSRERLPNIGIMLRAATVLDDLIKAQPTLTLFELFEAVQTKTYFKDPTLNDLARQMAINLVFIRDSVLNAPPQPVTLGESSATFTAVTCNDTPWNTDQNYWRQLDESEAKKYPLIGGSSLANSCLYWQGGATVQRPALPATMPPVLMVQNEFDPATATEGALNAFNATPSARLLFVEDEPQHTAFPYDTECVDLPITNYFLSGTLTSERRISCPAKPLPFEDKVYPVTLSSQSLPGGQRCLSAAPLGSQAIRDPKALAAAQAARQIIVDSARSTWGARLDLRLPRDIQQKLAQQALPTTCP; encoded by the coding sequence ATGAAGAACTTCGCCCATCTGACCGCCATCGCTTCCGCCGCCCTGCTGCTGGCCAGCTGCAACCAGCAAAAACCAGTGGACGATCCGCTGAAGCCCTTCACCGGCCAGACCCTGAACTGGGTGGCCTGCGACCCCACGGTGCTGGGCATTCCAGCGGAGGCCAGAGTCGGCGGCGACGAACAAACGCCCCTGACCCTTCAAGACATCTACAACGACCTCGGCGACCGCCTGAAGTGCGCCGACGTGAAGGTGCCGCTGGACTGGGCCAATCCCGGGCGCGGTACGGCCACGATGTCGGTGATTCGCACGGCGGCGGCCACCCCGGCGAAGCGCCAGGGCATCATCGCCTTCAATCCGGGTGGGCCCGGTGGCGACGGCCTGATCTTCGCGCCGCTCTACGGGTACGCCTGGGGCAAGGCCGACCAGAAAAACGCCATCGGCCGGAACCTCAAGGCGATGGCCGACGGGTACGACCTGATCGGCTTCTCGCCGCGCGGCGTGGGCAACAGTACCCGGCTGTACTGCGGCACGAACGAGCTGGTCGACCCGCTGCGGCCCCCCGCCAGCGACCGCAGCGAGAAGAACATCCAGACCATGATCCGCTTTGGCCAGCTGAGCGCCAAAGCCTGCCAGAAGAATCCGGTCACGCCGTTCATCAACACCGACGCCACCGTGCGCGACCTCGACCTGATGCGGCAGCTGCTGGGCGAGCAGAAGCTGAACTACATCGGGTATTCCTACGGCACCTGGCTGGGCTCGTGGTACGCCAAGCGCTTCCCCCAGAACAGCGGCAAGATGCTGCTGGACGGCAACACCGACTTCTCGAGCAACTTCGAGGAAACCTTCAAGCTCCAGCCCCGGGCCTTCGAGCGGGATTTCCGGGATGTGGTCGCTCCCTACCTGAGCCGCATCAACACGGCCGTGTTTGGGGAGAGCCCCATGACGGCCCAGCAGATCTACGCCCGCGAGCAGGCCCTCGGCGAGCCGCTGCGCTTCATCGTGGGCTACGAGATCGCCGGCTCCATGTACAGCCGCGAGCGACTGCCGAACATCGGCATCATGCTGCGGGCGGCGACCGTCCTGGACGACCTAATCAAGGCCCAGCCGACACTCACGCTGTTCGAGCTGTTCGAGGCGGTGCAGACCAAGACGTATTTCAAAGATCCCACCCTGAACGACCTGGCCCGGCAGATGGCCATCAATCTGGTGTTCATCCGCGACAGCGTACTCAACGCCCCGCCCCAGCCGGTCACGCTGGGAGAATCCTCAGCCACCTTCACGGCCGTCACCTGCAACGACACGCCCTGGAACACCGACCAGAACTACTGGCGGCAACTCGACGAGAGCGAGGCCAAGAAGTACCCGCTGATCGGCGGCTCGTCGCTGGCGAACTCCTGCCTGTACTGGCAGGGCGGCGCCACCGTGCAGAGGCCCGCCCTGCCCGCCACCATGCCCCCCGTGCTGATGGTGCAGAACGAGTTCGACCCCGCCACCGCCACCGAGGGCGCCCTGAACGCCTTCAACGCCACGCCCAGCGCGAGGCTGCTGTTCGTCGAGGACGAGCCGCAGCACACCGCCTTCCCCTACGACACCGAATGCGTGGATCTGCCCATCACGAACTACTTCCTGAGCGGCACACTCACGTCTGAGCGCCGGATCAGCTGCCCCGCCAAGCCCCTGCCCTTCGAGGACAAGGTCTACCCGGTGACCCTGAGTTCCCAGAGCCTGCCCGGCGGCCAGCGCTGCCTGAGCGCCGCCCCGCTGGGCAGCCAGGCGATCCGCGATCCGAAGGCCCTGGCGGCTGCCCAGGCCGCGCGCCAGATCATCGTGGACAGTGCCCGCAGCACCTGGGGGGCAAGGCTCGATCTGCGCCTGCCCAGAGACATCCAGCAGAAGCTGGCGCAGCAGGCCCTGCCCACCACCTGCCCGTAA